From Pseudothermotoga thermarum DSM 5069, a single genomic window includes:
- a CDS encoding UvrB/UvrC motif-containing protein: MSCSSCGGSADKVYKFLSDGMVKEVSYCSKCLKKVLVGSEEFSKSGLRYLASHSEIVQDSDLGEISVDLVPTDIIFSIAPVAVLRILFDKGQNFNDLEEKEVFRRRIFLLRYKLNKALENEDYKTANKLKNQIAAIEKRIAEK, encoded by the coding sequence GTGAGTTGTTCATCTTGCGGCGGTTCAGCTGATAAGGTTTACAAATTTTTATCCGATGGGATGGTAAAGGAAGTATCCTATTGTTCCAAATGCTTGAAAAAAGTGCTCGTTGGATCTGAAGAGTTTTCAAAATCTGGGCTTCGTTATTTGGCAAGTCACTCCGAGATTGTCCAAGACTCTGACCTTGGTGAAATTTCTGTCGATTTGGTCCCGACGGATATCATTTTTTCCATAGCTCCTGTGGCTGTTCTTCGTATTTTGTTCGACAAAGGACAAAATTTCAACGATCTAGAGGAAAAAGAGGTTTTCAGAAGGAGGATTTTTTTACTTCGCTATAAACTCAACAAAGCTTTGGAAAATGAAGATTATAAAACAGCGAACAAGTTGAAAAATCAAATTGCGGCTATAGAAAAACGTATTGCGGAGAAATGA
- the lgt gene encoding prolipoprotein diacylglyceryl transferase translates to MVFLITLIGASIISSFLAIYYVFSGKVILSPVLARFGAFEIRYYSLFALAGILLAYILARKEAKKEGINLELFDEMIFFGILMGIVGARVFYVIFNLNYYAKNPLEVFMIWRGGLSIYGALIFGVLTVVIYLKVKKPVNFNVWQILDIGATFFPLGQAIGRWGNFFNYEAYGAPTNLVWKMYVPARFRLYGYENYEFFHPTFLYEFLWNLFVFLLLKNFYDKYKKSHGEVFGLYLALYSLGRICIERIRLDNLLIGQIRASQLIAAITMICGSLIFLYRRRELKT, encoded by the coding sequence ATGGTTTTTCTTATCACGTTGATTGGTGCAAGTATAATTAGCTCGTTTCTCGCAATTTATTACGTTTTTTCGGGAAAAGTAATACTTTCTCCTGTTCTTGCCAGGTTTGGTGCATTTGAGATCAGATATTATTCGCTTTTTGCTTTAGCCGGTATATTGCTTGCTTATATTTTGGCAAGAAAGGAAGCAAAAAAAGAGGGGATAAATCTTGAGCTATTTGACGAAATGATTTTCTTTGGTATTTTAATGGGAATAGTTGGGGCAAGGGTCTTTTACGTCATTTTCAATCTCAATTATTACGCTAAAAATCCACTTGAGGTGTTCATGATTTGGCGTGGAGGCTTGTCCATATACGGTGCTTTGATCTTTGGTGTATTAACTGTGGTTATTTATTTGAAAGTGAAAAAGCCTGTAAATTTCAATGTTTGGCAGATTCTTGACATTGGTGCTACTTTCTTTCCGCTGGGACAAGCGATAGGTAGATGGGGTAATTTCTTCAATTACGAAGCATACGGGGCGCCGACAAACCTTGTTTGGAAAATGTATGTGCCAGCAAGGTTCAGACTCTATGGATATGAGAACTACGAGTTTTTCCATCCAACCTTTTTGTACGAATTTTTATGGAATTTGTTTGTGTTTCTATTGCTCAAAAATTTTTACGACAAATATAAAAAATCACACGGGGAAGTTTTTGGCTTGTATCTAGCTTTGTACTCGCTTGGACGGATTTGTATAGAACGAATCAGACTGGATAACCTGTTGATCGGGCAAATAAGGGCTTCGCAGCTTATAGCTGCCATCACTATGATATGCGGTAGTTTGATTTTTCTTTACAGGCGCAGGGAGTTGAAAACATGA
- a CDS encoding metallophosphoesterase family protein encodes MTYVVGDIHGCLWALDKLVKKLPLASDDTLIFLGDYVDRGPDSKGVIDYLIGLSKFHNCVFLRGNHEQMMLACLEKGQDCYLWEFNGANATIRSYGGIKSIPQQHIEFLKNTRLYYVKDKFIFVHAGLKPGVPLENQDPFDLVWIRDEFIYSQNPAVGYKVVFGHTPFANVLILPDKIGVDTGCVYGGKLSCIRIEDYAIFQVECERK; translated from the coding sequence ATGACTTACGTTGTGGGTGATATCCATGGTTGCCTTTGGGCTTTGGACAAATTGGTAAAAAAACTACCACTTGCTTCTGATGACACTTTGATTTTCCTTGGAGATTACGTGGATAGAGGGCCAGACAGCAAGGGCGTGATTGATTATCTAATTGGTTTGAGTAAGTTTCACAACTGCGTCTTTTTACGTGGAAATCACGAACAAATGATGCTTGCATGCTTAGAGAAAGGACAAGATTGCTATCTGTGGGAATTCAACGGGGCAAACGCAACGATCAGAAGTTACGGAGGAATAAAAAGCATCCCACAGCAACACATTGAATTTCTCAAAAACACACGCCTTTATTATGTCAAGGACAAATTTATATTCGTTCATGCCGGATTAAAACCAGGTGTACCACTTGAAAATCAAGACCCATTTGATCTTGTGTGGATAAGAGACGAGTTCATTTATTCGCAAAATCCAGCTGTAGGATACAAAGTTGTCTTTGGTCACACACCGTTCGCCAATGTTTTGATTTTGCCCGATAAAATTGGTGTCGACACTGGATGTGTTTACGGTGGAAAGCTTAGCTGTATAAGGATTGAGGATTACGCCATCTTTCAAGTGGAGTGTGAAAGGAAATGA
- the coaD gene encoding pantetheine-phosphate adenylyltransferase, with protein MKKAVYPGSFDPITNGHLDIIQRALKIFDELWVVVLVNPKKSALFTIQERVDMIKHLVKDWQNVHVDSYEGLLVDYLKSKNITTIVRGLRAVTDFQYELEMAMANKQLWDEVETVFLVTDKKYCYLSSSLVKEVAWMGGDVSEWVPPIVIDYMKKKLNR; from the coding sequence ATGAAAAAAGCTGTATATCCAGGTTCATTCGATCCTATAACTAATGGGCATCTTGATATTATCCAAAGGGCTTTAAAGATTTTCGACGAACTTTGGGTCGTTGTTTTGGTGAATCCCAAAAAGTCCGCTCTGTTTACAATTCAAGAAAGAGTTGATATGATAAAACATTTGGTCAAAGATTGGCAAAACGTCCATGTTGATTCTTACGAAGGGTTACTCGTCGATTATCTTAAAAGCAAAAATATAACCACGATAGTTAGAGGATTGAGGGCTGTTACGGATTTTCAATACGAGTTGGAAATGGCTATGGCCAACAAGCAACTTTGGGACGAAGTGGAAACGGTTTTTCTTGTTACTGACAAAAAGTATTGCTATTTATCGTCATCTTTGGTTAAAGAAGTGGCTTGGATGGGTGGCGATGTGAGCGAATGGGTCCCGCCGATTGTAATTGATTACATGAAAAAGAAACTGAACAGATGA
- the tsf gene encoding translation elongation factor Ts, whose protein sequence is MEISAEMVKKLREMTGSGVMECKTALQEANGDFEKAVEILRKRGAAIAAKKSGRAVKEGIIVSYIHFTGKVGVLLELGCETDFVARMPEFKELAYNLAKHVAAMSPKYVTREDVPQEVIEKEKEIYRAQLKDSGKPESVVEKIVEGKLEKFFEDNCLYDQKYVFDEKKTVKELIDEFIGKIKENIRVTRFVRMEVGVE, encoded by the coding sequence ATGGAAATAAGTGCAGAAATGGTCAAAAAGCTCAGGGAAATGACAGGATCTGGTGTTATGGAGTGTAAAACAGCTTTGCAAGAAGCGAACGGAGACTTCGAAAAGGCTGTGGAAATTCTTAGAAAAAGAGGAGCAGCTATAGCGGCTAAGAAAAGTGGTAGAGCCGTAAAAGAAGGTATAATTGTCTCTTACATTCATTTCACAGGAAAAGTTGGGGTTCTTTTGGAGCTAGGTTGTGAAACAGATTTTGTAGCAAGAATGCCAGAGTTCAAAGAATTGGCTTACAACCTGGCTAAGCATGTTGCAGCGATGTCTCCAAAGTATGTGACAAGGGAGGATGTTCCACAGGAGGTTATAGAAAAGGAAAAAGAAATATATCGAGCCCAGTTGAAAGATTCTGGTAAACCAGAAAGCGTAGTGGAAAAAATCGTGGAAGGAAAATTGGAAAAATTCTTCGAAGACAACTGCTTGTACGACCAAAAATACGTTTTTGACGAGAAGAAAACCGTTAAAGAATTGATCGACGAGTTCATTGGAAAGATCAAAGAGAACATTCGAGTAACACGTTTTGTAAGAATGGAAGTTGGGGTTGAATGA
- the yfcE gene encoding phosphodiesterase — protein sequence MLGGELAIRILVVSDTHGDFESWKKLREQSGVVDQIVHLGDFLYHGPRNPIPTGYDPLALAEALKSENLMAVRGNCDADVDLMLLGIEDMAKFMILTFGKYKMVCLHGENIKSDEDLIQLLKNYEACIVAFGHTHIPRLEKKEAGVILNPGSPSLPKKNNPPSFALIDFDNEYLKISLFTLSGKLVAEVNL from the coding sequence TTGTTAGGAGGTGAACTTGCCATTAGAATATTGGTTGTTTCCGACACACATGGAGATTTTGAAAGTTGGAAAAAACTCAGAGAACAATCTGGGGTTGTTGATCAAATAGTCCATCTAGGAGATTTTCTTTACCATGGTCCACGCAATCCCATACCAACCGGGTATGATCCTTTAGCTTTAGCAGAAGCTTTGAAATCGGAGAACTTAATGGCGGTACGCGGAAATTGCGATGCCGACGTTGACCTTATGCTGCTTGGAATCGAGGATATGGCTAAATTTATGATCTTAACCTTTGGTAAGTACAAAATGGTTTGTTTGCACGGTGAAAATATAAAGAGTGATGAAGATCTCATACAGCTTCTTAAAAACTATGAAGCTTGCATTGTGGCATTTGGTCATACGCACATACCAAGACTTGAAAAGAAAGAAGCCGGCGTTATCTTAAATCCAGGTAGCCCATCCTTGCCTAAAAAGAACAATCCGCCAAGTTTTGCTCTGATCGACTTCGATAACGAATATTTAAAGATCTCTCTTTTTACCCTCTCTGGAAAACTTGTCGCGGAGGTTAACTTATGA